One region of Astyanax mexicanus isolate ESR-SI-001 chromosome 15, AstMex3_surface, whole genome shotgun sequence genomic DNA includes:
- the vclb gene encoding vinculin b yields MPVFHTKTIESILEPVAQQISHLVIMHEEGEVDGKAIPDLCAPVAAVQAAVSNLVRVGKETVQTTEDAIMKRDMPPAFIKVENACAKLVQASQMLKADPYSVPARDYLIDGSRGILSGTSDLLLTFDEAEVRRIIRVCKGILEYLTVAEVVESMEDLITYTKNLGPGMTKMAKMIDERQQELTHQEHRVMLVNSMNTVKELLPVLISGIKIFVTTKTAQSQGVDEALKNRNFTVEKMSAEINEIIRVLQLTSWDEDAWASKDTETMKRALALIDSKMAQAKNWLRDPNAPPGEAGEQAVRQILDEAGKVGELCAGKERREILDTAKALGQITDQVADLRARGSGMSPVAIQKAQQVSQGLDMLSGKVGNAAKKLEAMTNSKQALAKRAEAAQGWLADPAAGPEGEEHVKAVLGEARKIADLCEDPRERDDILRSLGEISAMTGKLSQLRKAGKGDTPEARALAKQIATALQNLQSKTNRAVANSRPAKAAVHLEGKMEQAQRWMDNPTMDDGGVGQAAIRGLVAEGRRLANVLPGSQRSELLGKCEQVEQMMAQLAEMAARGESETPQARALAQQLQEALKDLKGKMQEAMTQEVSDIFSDTTTPIKLLAVAATAPLSTPNREEVFEERAANFENHANRLGATAEKAAAVGTANRSTVEGIHAAVKSARDLTPQVVSAARIMLKNPGNQAAHEHFETMKNQWIDNVEKMTTLVDEAIDTKSLLDASEEAIKNDLDKCQMAMANHQPQMLVAGATSIARRANRILLVAKREVENSEDPKFCEMVKAASDELSSTISPMVMGAKAVAANIQDPALQKGFMDSGYRILGAVAKVREAFQPQEPDFPPPPPDLEQLHLDDAAPPKPPLPEGEVPPPRPPPPEEKDEEFPEQRAGEMVSEPMMVAARQLHDEARKWSSKGNDIIGAAKRMALLMAEMSRLVRGGSGNKRALIQCAKDIAKASDEVTRLAKEVAKQCTDKRIRTNLLQVCERIPTISTQLKILSTVKATMLGRTNISEEESEQATEMLVHNAQNLMQSVKETVREAEAASIKIRTDAGFTLHWVRKTPWYQ; encoded by the exons gTGGGTAAGGAGACTGTACAGACTACAGAAGATGCCATCATGAAGAGAGACATGCCTCCAGCATTCATAaa ggtggagAATGCATGCGCTAAGCTGGTCCAGGCCTCTCAGATGCTGAAGGCTGACCCATACTCCGTTCCGGCCAGAGATTACCTCATAGACGGCTCCCGTGGCATCCTCTCCGGAACCTCTGACCTGCTGCTGACCTTCGACGAGGctgag GTGCGTAGGATCATCCGTGTGTGTAAAGGCATTCTGGAGTACCTGACCGTGGCGGAGGTAGTGGAGTCTATGGAGGATCTGATCACATACACCAAAAACCTTggaccag ggatgaCGAAGATGGCGAAGATGATTGACGAGCGTCAGCAGGAGCTCACCCATCAGGAGCATCGGGTCATGCTGGTTAACTCCATGAACACTGTAAAGGAGCTTCTGCCCGTCCTCATCTCAG GAATAAAGATCTTTGTGACGACGAAGACGGCTCAGAGTCAGGGAGTGGACGAGGCTCTGAAGAACAGGAACTTCACTGTGGAGAAGATGAGCGCTGAAATTAATGAAATCATCCGAGTCCTGCAGCTGACCTCCTGGGATGAGGATGCCTGGGCCAGCAAG GACACTGAGACCATGAAGAGAGCTCTGGCACTCATCGATTCAAAAATGGCTCAGGCCAAGAACTGGCTTAGAGACCCCAACGCACCACCAg GTGAGGCTGGTGAGCAGGCGGTTCGGCAGATTCTGGACGAGGCGGGGAAGGTGGGCGAGCTGTGTGCTggtaaagagaggagagagattcTGGACACGGCCAAAGCTCTCGGACAGATCACTGACCAGGTGGCGGACCTGCGCGCCAG GGGTTCAGGTATGAGTCCGGTGGCCATTCAGAAAGCTCAGCAGGTGTCTCAGGGTTTGGACATGCTGTCAGGGAAAGTGGGGAACGCAGCTAAGAAACTGGAGGCTATGACCAACTCCAAACAGGCCCTGGCCAAAAGAGCAGAGGCTGCCCAG GGATGGCTGGCGGATCCTGCTGCAGGTCCTGAGGGTGAGGAGCATGTGAAGGCGGTTCTTGGTGAAGCAAGGAAGATTGCTGATCTGTGTGAGGACCCACGGGAGAGAGACGATATCCTTCGCAGTCTGGGAGAGATCTCCGCCATGACCGGCAAACTTAGCCAGCTCAGGAAGGC aggtAAAGGTGACACCCCCGAGGCTCGTGCTTTGGCTAAGCAGATTGCTACAGCTCTACAGAACCTGCAGTCTAAGACTAACCGCGCCGTGGCTAACAGCCGCCCGGCTAAAGCTGCCGTCCACCTGGAGGGAAAAATGGAGCAAGCCCAGCGCTGGATGGACAACCCCACCATGGACGACGGAGGAGTAG GTCAGGCTGCGATCCGGGGTCTGGTAGCTGAGGGGCGTCGGCTGGCGAACGTGTTGCCGGGGTCGCAGCGGTCGGAGCTGTTGGGAAAGTGTGAACAGGTGGAGCAGATGATGGCACAGCTGGCTGAAATGGCGGCTCGAGGAGAGAGTGAGACACCGCAGGCCCGAGCCCTCGCACAGCAGCTACAGGAAGCTCTCAAA GATCTGAAGGGTAAAATGCAGGAGGCCATGACACAGGAAGTCTCTGACATTTTCAGTGACACCACCACTCCCATCAAACTGCTCGCTGTGGCCGCCACCGCTCCCCTCAGCACTCCCAACAGAGAGGAG gtgTTTGAGGAACGAGCAGCGAACTTTGAGAATCATGCCAACCGTTTGGGGGCAACAGCAGAGAAAGCAGCCGCTGTTGGAACAGCCAATCGCAGCACAGTAGAGGGAATCCATGCAGCCGTCAAATCTGCCAGAGACCTAACACCGCAG GTTGTATCAGCTGCTCGAATCATGCTAAAGAATCCGGGGAACCAGGCAGCTCACGAGCACTTTGAGACCATGAAGAACCAGTGGATCGACAATGTGGAGAAGATGACCA ctctggTGGACGAGGCGATAGACACCAAGTCCCTGTTGGACGCATCAGAGGAGGCCATTAAGAATGACCTGGACAAGTGCCAGATGGCCATGGCCAATCACCAGCCTCAGATGCTGGTTGCCGGGGCAACCAGTATTGCCCGACGGGCAAATCGCATCCTGCTGGTGGCAAAGCGTGAGGTGGAGAACTCTGAGGACCCCAAGTTCTGCGAGATGGTGAAGGCTGCGTCCGACGAGCTCAGCAGCACGATATCGCCAATGGTGATGGGAGCCAAGGCCGTTGCCGCCAACATACAGGACCCAG ctcttcaGAAAGGTTTTATGGATTCCGGCTACAGGATTCTTGGTGCCGTGGCTAAAGTTAGAGAGGCCTTCCAGCCACAGGAGCCGGACTTCCCACCACCCCCTCCTGACCTTGAACAGCTGCAT CTGGATGATGCTGCTCCTCCAAAACCCCCACTACCAGAGGGTGAGGTGCCACCCCCAAGACCTCCCCCTCCGGAGGAGAAGGACGAGGAGTTCCCCGAGCAGAGAGCTGGAGAGATGGTCAGCGAGCCCATGATGGTCGCCGCCCGGCAGCTTCACGATGAGGCTCGCAAATGGTCCAGCAAG GGTAACGACATCATCGGTGCGGCGAAGAGAATGGCTCTGCTGATGGCGGAGATGTCTCGGCTGGTGCGGGGAGGCAGTGGTAATAAACGTGCGCTGATCCAGTGCGCTAAAGACATCGCTAAAGCTTCAGACGAAGTCACCCGTCTAGCCAAGGAGGTCGCAAAGCAGTGCACAGACAAACGCATCAGAACCAACCTGCTGCAG gTGTGCGAGCGTATTCCCACCATCAGCACTCAGCTGAAGATCCTCTCCACAGTAAAAGCCACCATGTTGGGGCGCACCAATATCAGCGAGGAGGAATCTGAGCAG GCAACAGAAATGCTGGTCCACAACGCTCAGAATCTAATGCAGTCGGTGAAGGAGACCGTGAGGGAGGCTGAGGCGGCGTCCATCAAAATCCGCACAGACGCCGGGTTCACGCTGCACTGGGTCCGGAAAACACCCTGGTACCAGTGA